The Kiritimatiellia bacterium DNA window TGGCTAAAATCAAAAATCCTCCGGCAAAAAAATCCAAAATTGGAAATCGGCAATTGAAAATCGGCAGGGAGTGGATTGCGGTCCTTGATTTCGGCTCGCAGTACACCCGGCTGATCACGCGCCGCATCCGCGAACAAAAGGTTTATTCTGAAATAATTCCGTTCAATATTTCGCCGGCCGCGCTTCAACGCCGCCGGCCGGCCGGAATTATTCTCTCGGGCGGTCCCGCCAGCGTTTTCGCCCAAAACGCCCCGGCCTGTTCTGCCGGACTGTTCCAACTCGGCATTCCGATCCTGGGCATCTGTTACGGCATGCAGTTGACCGCCAAACTGCTCGGCGGCGCAGTCAAGCCGGGGCAGGCGCGGGAATACGGCCAGGCCCGGCTTGCGCTTCGTCCGGAACGCGCCGCCCTTTTCAAAGGACTGCCGCGAAAAATAAAAATCTGGATGAGCCACGGCGACCAGGTTGCAAAAATGCCGCCGGGCTTCAGATGCCTCGCCGCCACGCCGGCTTGCGCCGTCGCCGCCATGGCGGACCCGGCCCGCAAAATTTACGGCCTCCAGTTCCATCCCGAGGTCGTCCATACGCCGCAGGGCGGGGATATTCTGCATGAGTTTCTTTTTTCCGTCTGCGGTTGCAAAGGCAAATGGGCCATGGCCAGGTTTGTGAAAGAGAGCATCAAATCAGTCCGGAAAAGGCTCGGAAAGGCGCACGTCATCTGCGGCTTGAGTGGCGGGGTTGATTCTTCCGTGGTTGCCCTGCTCCTCCACCGGGCCGTCGGCCGGCAATTGCATTGCATTTTTGTTGACAACGGATTATTGCGGGCGGGCGAGGTTGAGCAGGTTGAGAAGATGTTCCGCCGGCATTTCGGGCTTGACCTGCATGTCGTCCGCGCCGCGCCGCTTTTCCTGAAAGACCTGGCGGGCATAACCGACCCGGAGACAAAACGCAAACTCATCGGGAAACGCTTCGTGCAAGTTTTCAGCGCTGAAGCGCGGCGGTTCGGCCGGGCCAAATATCTAGCCCAGGGCACGCTTTATCCGGACGTGATTGAAAGCTCCCCGCCCAACGGCGGGCCGGCAGCCACCATCAAAAGCCATCACAACGTCGGCGGTCTTCCGCCGGACCTGAAATTCAATCTCATTGAGCCTTTGCGCGAACTCTTCAAGGACGAAGCGCGCGCCGTCGGCCGCGAACTCGGCCTGCCGCCGGAAATAGTCAACCGCCAGCCG harbors:
- the guaA gene encoding glutamine-hydrolyzing GMP synthase; amino-acid sequence: MKIGREWIAVLDFGSQYTRLITRRIREQKVYSEIIPFNISPAALQRRRPAGIILSGGPASVFAQNAPACSAGLFQLGIPILGICYGMQLTAKLLGGAVKPGQAREYGQARLALRPERAALFKGLPRKIKIWMSHGDQVAKMPPGFRCLAATPACAVAAMADPARKIYGLQFHPEVVHTPQGGDILHEFLFSVCGCKGKWAMARFVKESIKSVRKRLGKAHVICGLSGGVDSSVVALLLHRAVGRQLHCIFVDNGLLRAGEVEQVEKMFRRHFGLDLHVVRAAPLFLKDLAGITDPETKRKLIGKRFVQVFSAEARRFGRAKYLAQGTLYPDVIESSPPNGGPAATIKSHHNVGGLPPDLKFNLIEPLRELFKDEARAVGRELGLPPEIVNRQPFPGPGLAVRIIGEVTAARVAILQKADRIIQEEISAHKSAPELWQAFAILLPVKTVGVMGDGRTYENVCVLRAVTSRDGMTADWARLSPALLARISGRITNEVKGINRVVYDISSKPPATIEWE